The sequence ccgaaagttattttgttttacgattttgaaggcaaggcaacaatggatcttttgtgtaatgttaagaataatttatatattcattgtgcacgaaaaaaaatattttccgtcactcagagccacacatacgagcgttccaagagtagacgttcaaccatttccacgtcaagGAGCGCCGcgacgaacacgataactcttgataaaattatcTGAGACAGGAAATTCAAGAacgatttgtaaagcttagacttgtagttactcggtgaaccaaagaaaaaaaaaattgaaaaaaatcgagtttcggaaaatggcttcatgaaaaccgaaacaacctcatattttactgtaataTTCGCTCACTTTTCTAGAAAAGaaattattcagttttctgtggttcatcgacgggctacacatattgtgcattctcataaaataaatcaagtcaattcgttgattagtttttgagttaccgtgtttgccaatttgaaaaaaacgcggttacgagaaaaacgctattaaagttgccgatcgattgaaatctgcgtgtgttgcAGAAAATCTGCGCGAAGaacgcatggctgtttaaaactaAAGAAGTCTAGCGCggtcaccgagattgcgggagactattctacaGATTCAATACTAATAAataagcgaataaaaaagatgTCGATTTTTTGTCCACTACACCAGACGTCACCattaattcattcaattcatttaattcatttaattaattttgattCTTTTCATTCAGTGGATTCAGCGGATTCAGTAGATTCGATGGATTCGGTGGATTGAGTGGATTCGGTGGATTGAATAGATTCAGTGGATTATATGGATTAAGTGGATTCagtggattcattggattcagtGGATTGGGTGGATTCGGTGGATTCCGCGGATTCAGTGGATTCGATAGATTAAATGGATTAAGTGAATTCAGTGGATTCGGAGGATTCGGTGGATTCAGTAGATTCGGTGGATTGAGTGGATTCAGTGGATTATATGGATTAAGTAGATTAATTGGATTCATGGGATTCAGTGGATCCGGTGGATTTGGTGTATTCGGTGGATTCGATGGATTCGGTGGATTCAGTGGATTAAATGGATTCAGTGGATTGGGTGGTATCGGTGGATTCGGTGGATTCAGTGGATTCGGTAGATTCAGTGGATTGAGTGGATTCGGTGGGTTCAATGGATTGGGTGGATTCCGTGGATTCAGTGGATTCGGTAAATTAAATGGATTAagtggattcattggattcagtggattcattggattcagtGGATTCGGTGGATTCGGTGGATTTGGTGTATTCGGTGGATTCGGTAGATTCGGTGGATTCGATGGATTCGGTGGATTCAGTGGATTAAATGGATTCGGTGGATTCAGTGGATTGGGTGGTATCGGTGGATTCAGTGGATTCGGTGGATTGAGTAGATTCGGTGGGTTCAATGGATTGGGAGGATTCCGTGGATTCAGTGGATTCGGTAATTTAAATGGATTAAGTGGATTCagtggattcattggattcaatGGATTCGGTGGATTTGGTAGATTCGATGGATTCGGTGGATTCAGTGGATTAAGTGGATTGAGTGGATTCGGTGGATTGGGTGGATTCGGTGGATTCCGCGGATTCAGTGGATTCGTTAGATTAAATGGATTAAGTGAATTCAGTGGATTCGGTGGATTCAGTAGATTCGGTGGATTGAGTGGATTCGGTGGGTTCAGTGGATTCAGTGGATTCGGTAGATTAAATGGATTAAGTGGATTCGGTGGATTCGGAGGATTCGGTGTATTCAGTGGATTCGGTGGATTGAGTGGATTCAGTGGATTATATGGATTAAGTGAATTCAGTCGATTCATTGGATTCagtggattcattggattcagtGGATCCAGTGGATTCGGCGTAGTCGGTGGATTCGTTAGATTCGATGGATTCGGTGGATTCAGTGGATTTGGTGGGTTCGGTGGATTCAGTGGATTGAGTGGATTCAGTGGATTGAGTGGATTCGGTGGATTCGGTGGATTTAGTGGATTCAGTGGATTGGGTGGATTCTGTGGATTCAATGGATTAAGTGGATTCAGTGAATTCAGTGGATCCGGTGGATTCAGTGGGTTGGGTGGCTGCTGTGGATTCAGTGGATTCGGTGGATTCTGTGGATTCAGTGGATTCGGTAGATTAAATGGATTAAGTGGATTCGGTGGATTCGGAGGATTCGGTGTATTCAGTGGATTCGGTGGATTGAGTGGATTCAGTGGATTATATGGATTAAGTGAATTCAGTCGATTCATTGGATTCagtggattcattggattcagtGGATCCAGTGGATTCGGCGTAGTCGGTGGATTCGTTAGATTCGATGGATTCGGTGGATTCAGTGGATTTGGTGGGTTCGGTGGATTCAGTGGATTGAGTGGATTCGGTGGATTTAGTGGATTGGGTGGATTCTGTGGATTCAATGGATTAAGTGGATTCAGTGAATTCAGTGGATCCGGTGGATTCAGTGGGTTGGGTGGCTGCTGTGGATTCAGTGGATTCGGTGGATTCTGTGGATTCAGTGGATTCGGTAGATTAAATGGATTAAGTGGATTCGGAGGATTCGGTGTATTCAGTGGATTCGGTGGATTGAGTGGATTCAGTGGATTATATGGATTAAGTGAATTCAGTCGATTCATTGGATTCagtggattcattggattcagtGGATCCAGTGGATTCGGCGTAGTCGGTGGATTCGGTAGATTCGATGGATTCGGTGGATTCAGTGGATTTGGTGGATTCGGTGGATTCAGTGGATTAAGGTATTCAGTGGATTCGGTACATTCTGTGGAATCTGTAGATTCGATGGATTCAGTTCATCCAGTTCATCCACCTCATCTAGTTCATCCAGTTCAtccagttcattcagttcattcagctcattcagttcattcagttcattcagctcattcagttcattcagttcattcagttcattcagttcattcagttcattcagttcattcagttcattcagttcattcagttcattcagttcattcagttcattcagttcattcagttcattcagttcattcagttcattcagctcattcagttcattcagctcattcagttcattcagttcattcagttcattcagttcattcagttcattcagttcattcagttcattcagttcattcagttcattcagttcattcagttcattcagttcattcagttcattcagctcattcagctcattcagctcattcagctcattcagctcattcagctcattcagctcattcagctcattcagctcattcagctcattcagctcattcagctcattcagctcattcagctcattcagctcattcagctcattcagctcattcagctcattcagctcattcagctcattcagctcattcagctcattcagctcattcagctcattcagctcattcagctcattcagctcattcagctcattcagctcattcagctcattcagctcattcagctcattcagctcattcagctcattcagctcattcagctcattcaggtcattcagttcattcagttcattcagttcattcagttcattcagttcattcagttcattcagtttattcagtttattgaatactttacggtgacgtcacaaatgaactgagtgttcatttttgacagttcgcttgtactgtttacatggacttagaaaaattctttacgatttgcttcgagctaatctagtcgtccacaaagtccatgtaaacagtacagtcgaactgtcaagaaaagtagGGTTCACTGTTTCAGTAAAGAACCAAATTCAGtttattcagttcattcattttattcatctcATCcactttattattttattcgttttattattttaattattgtcttcattttttttcgttttattattttagttaatttatttattttattaacttaatgcatttcatttgttttattaattttgttcattttttgtggtgtatacattttattcagtttcataCTTTTTCAAACCTTGTTAATTCTCTTCAGTGAATCCTTTTATTCATTCCATCCAATTTGTTTTTCTTAATATTGTCCAATTCCTCGTTTAATGAGCCAaactgatttgatttatttatttcattaatttgatttatattaaccattctacttatttttaatttataactGTTTTATATTAACCATTCTGCCcatttataactatttttcatgttttgatttattagatttattcaatttcatttgttttagtGATTTTCTACAATTCATTCAGTTTATTAGTGGTTTTATTTGTACAAGAGTCGAAAGTGTGTTCATCCCTCCTCTGGTTGGGTGcttacttcgcatgagttctgccaACTTAATGAATGTTCCAACACTGAAATGTCACGTCTCACTGTTAGGGTAATTAAACAGATTTTGTATCCGGAATCATTAGGGAAGAATTATGTTAATAAAAAAGATTACTTTTATTTGCAAACCACAGAAGGTCGCGTACGACACTGAATGAACAACATTGTAAAATTCAAGCGATTTCGGATTGAAGGTTCGGACGGGTGCCCAAATCTGGATAACGACGCGACAGCCTAAGGATTCAAAAAAGTTTAACAATGGAGCGACAGTTCTTTAGCAAGGCTTTTtttccaaaacatttttttaaaaaatttcatgttcCAAAGCCAAGCAAAAATAGCTTTGATCAGCATCTAGAGTATTTGTCGATTTTGTCAGCCATGTGGTGTTTTATAGCCTGACAAGTTAAAAACTCTGACACAATTTGAGAATTCAAACGACAACAGAGGAAGGAAAacttggatttgaatgtttggtgttccactcgtcagtaactgacaccaacttgctgccagttagacgacATATCCAAACTAACgccaaattggcgccagttagacactaaatccaaacagttcacacaacatatGTGATCATCTAAGGCAACAGGCTGGTACCGAGCgatgtctcggttagccaagcaAAGAAGCTTTGGGTCGCTGACCAGTATAAGGCACATCTGACAGCAAGTTGatatcagttactgacgagtgaaaCGCGAAACTTTCAAGTTTAACTTTTATAAGATAGGTGTCGTGCTTTATGTGCAAATtggatcaacaatttttttcctttaagAAATCTAAATGTTGCATGCAAGAATCAAGTTTAAACTAGAATGTTGGCAACACTGCTCCGAGACAGAAATAAGCTTATCATTAGGAGGTTTTA comes from Topomyia yanbarensis strain Yona2022 unplaced genomic scaffold, ASM3024719v1 HiC_scaffold_209, whole genome shotgun sequence and encodes:
- the LOC131694954 gene encoding sporozoite surface protein 2-like, producing the protein STECTESTEYLNPLNPPNPPNPLNPPNPSNLPNPPTTPNPLDPLNPMNPLNPMNRLNSLNPYNPLNPLNPPNPLNTPNPPNPLNPFNLPNPLNPQNPPNPLNPQQPPNPLNPPDPLNSLNPLNPLNPQNPPNPLNPPNPLNPLNPPNPPNPLNPPNPSNLTNPPTTPNPLDPLNPMNPLNPMNRLNSLNPYNPLNPLNPPNPLNTPNPPNPPNPLNPFNLPNPLNPQNPPNPLNPQQPPNPLNPPDPLNSLNPLNPLNPQNPPNPLNPLNPPNPPNPLNPLNPLNPLNPPNPPNPLNPPNPSNLTNPPTTPNPLDPLNPMNPLNPMNRLNSLNPYNPLNPLNPPNPLNTPNPPNPPNPLNPFNLPNPLNPLNPPNPLNPPNLLNPPNPLNSLNPFNLTNPLNPRNPPNPPNPPNPLNPLNPLNPPNPSNLPNPPNPLNPMNPLNPLNPFKLPNPLNPRNPPNPLNPPNLLNPPNPLNPPIPPNPLNPPNPFNPLNPPNPSNPPNLPNPPNTPNPPNPPNPLNPMNPLNPMNPLNPFNLPNPLNPRNPPNPLNPPNPLNPLNLPNPLNPPNPPIPPNPLNPFNPLNPPNPSNPPNTPNPPDPLNPMNPINLLNPYNPLNPLNPPNLLNPPNPPNPLNSLNPFNLSNPLNPRNPPNPPNPLNPMNPLNPLNPYNPLNLFNPPNPLNPPNPSNLLNPLNPLNEKNQN